A stretch of the Planctomycetota bacterium genome encodes the following:
- a CDS encoding cytochrome c, with protein sequence MTQQPIPVRPGGVALACGGLMVLAAVSVLPACSENSTPAATMRSAEAVVSTVEGRQLYILHCQQCHAAQGEGVFGMGPALVGSAAVLGDPDYLTEMMLLGIGGDAPGALRASGEYSLPMQSYAHLRDDEIAAILTYIRRSWGNFAPSVRDVHVTDIRDQL encoded by the coding sequence ATGACGCAGCAGCCGATCCCCGTACGCCCCGGGGGCGTGGCACTGGCGTGCGGCGGCCTGATGGTCCTGGCCGCGGTGTCCGTCCTGCCGGCGTGCAGCGAGAACTCGACGCCCGCCGCCACGATGCGGTCGGCGGAGGCCGTCGTCTCCACTGTCGAGGGCCGCCAGCTCTACATCCTGCACTGCCAGCAGTGCCACGCGGCCCAGGGTGAGGGCGTGTTCGGCATGGGCCCGGCGCTCGTGGGCTCGGCCGCCGTCCTGGGCGATCCCGATTACCTGACCGAAATGATGCTGCTGGGCATCGGCGGCGATGCGCCCGGGGCGCTCCGCGCCTCGGGCGAGTATTCGCTGCCGATGCAGAGCTACGCGCACCTCCGCGACGACGAGATCGCGGCGATCCTGACCTACATCCGCCGATCGTGGGGCAACTTCGCGCCGTCGGTCCGCGACGTCCACGTCACCGACATCCGAGACCAGCTCTAG
- a CDS encoding DUF3754 domain-containing protein — MPAARPNLHRPDDRFVPVRLDALVDAIDGDPGRFGPVAGWAQKLARSLERVIGLEANELHRHLDRLYAAMNPDLDTLPGHAAPDGTLHDALCYLLGKANFTEMDDVGIKAALAAGSVYGLRVKLDPEMIERLSLHVRGRGFETHHRRHRVRPWRTSPFDVEVFPRLVVVAQIKGEDHLRLKLFRDIPMADVEALLPHARVQMSVTDRLQIIGGGAGSLGGVAKVAAGGAVSTTALAVPVAIGLGGLAIKSFLGYRRKKHQRTSHRTQHLYDKNIANNAAVLHTLCRMIAQEECKEALLAYAVLASGTTNASCAGTLDKAVERFLRDRFALTLDFDGPDACGTLRRLGLAAADPLAAIRPEAALAALDELWRDRRTARHHVNSVANNFADGVGVRSADARTADQ; from the coding sequence GTGCCCGCGGCCCGCCCCAACCTGCACCGGCCCGACGATCGGTTCGTGCCCGTACGCCTCGACGCGCTGGTCGACGCCATCGACGGCGACCCCGGCCGCTTCGGGCCCGTCGCTGGCTGGGCCCAGAAGCTCGCCCGCAGCCTGGAGCGGGTGATCGGGCTGGAGGCCAACGAGCTGCACCGCCACCTCGACCGGCTATACGCCGCGATGAACCCCGACCTCGACACGCTGCCGGGCCATGCCGCGCCCGACGGCACGCTGCACGACGCTCTCTGCTACCTGCTGGGCAAGGCCAACTTCACCGAGATGGACGACGTGGGCATCAAGGCCGCCCTCGCCGCCGGCAGCGTGTACGGCCTGCGGGTCAAGCTCGATCCCGAGATGATCGAGCGCCTGTCGCTGCACGTCCGCGGACGCGGCTTCGAGACCCACCACCGCCGCCATCGCGTGCGGCCCTGGCGGACCAGTCCCTTCGACGTCGAGGTGTTCCCGAGGCTCGTTGTCGTCGCGCAGATCAAGGGCGAGGACCACCTGCGGCTCAAGCTCTTCCGCGATATCCCGATGGCCGACGTCGAGGCGCTGCTGCCCCACGCCCGCGTGCAGATGTCGGTGACCGACCGCCTGCAGATCATCGGCGGCGGCGCGGGCTCGCTGGGCGGCGTCGCCAAGGTGGCCGCCGGGGGCGCGGTCTCGACGACGGCCCTGGCCGTGCCCGTCGCCATCGGGCTGGGCGGCCTGGCGATCAAGAGCTTCCTGGGCTACCGCCGCAAGAAGCACCAGCGGACGAGCCACCGCACGCAGCACCTCTACGACAAGAACATCGCCAACAACGCCGCCGTCTTGCACACGCTGTGCCGCATGATCGCCCAGGAGGAGTGCAAGGAGGCGCTGCTCGCCTACGCGGTGCTCGCCAGCGGCACGACGAACGCCTCCTGCGCCGGCACGCTGGACAAGGCCGTCGAGCGGTTCCTCCGCGATCGGTTCGCCCTCACGCTGGACTTCGACGGTCCCGATGCCTGCGGCACGCTCCGGCGGCTGGGCCTCGCGGCCGCCGACCCGCTCGCCGCGATCCGACCCGAGGCCGCGCTAGCCGCGCTCGACGAGTTATGGCGGGATCGCCGCACGGCGCGGCACCATGTCAACAGCGTGGCAAACAACTTCGCGGACGGCGTGGGCGTACGCTCGGCCGATGCCCGAACCGCCGACCAATAG
- a CDS encoding low molecular weight protein-tyrosine-phosphatase translates to MPEPPTNSVLFVCLGNICRSPLAEGIFLHLARERAIDVVADSAGTGHWHVGDRPDRRALATADRHGVELPGIGRQIDPSSDFGRFAWIVPMDASNHRDLLRLGSPPERTRRMRAFDPEHAGEVDRAPDVPDPYYGEDDGFERVYEMLTAACNGLLDQLVDQRHATANR, encoded by the coding sequence ATGCCCGAACCGCCGACCAATAGCGTCCTCTTCGTCTGCCTCGGCAACATCTGCCGCAGCCCGCTGGCCGAGGGCATCTTCCTGCATCTCGCCCGCGAGCGTGCGATCGACGTCGTCGCGGACTCGGCCGGCACGGGCCACTGGCACGTCGGCGACCGCCCCGACCGCCGCGCCCTCGCGACGGCCGACCGCCACGGCGTCGAGCTGCCCGGCATCGGCCGCCAGATCGACCCATCGAGCGACTTCGGCCGCTTCGCGTGGATCGTGCCGATGGACGCCAGCAATCACCGCGATCTGCTGCGGCTGGGCTCGCCCCCCGAACGCACCCGCCGGATGCGGGCATTCGATCCGGAGCACGCGGGCGAGGTCGACCGCGCCCCCGACGTGCCCGACCCCTACTACGGCGAGGACGACGGCTTCGAGCGGGTGTACGAGATGCTCACCGCGGCGTGCAACGGCCTGCTCGACCAGCTGGTCGACCAGCGGCACGCGACGGCGAATCGCTAG
- the odhB gene encoding 2-oxoglutarate dehydrogenase complex dihydrolipoyllysine-residue succinyltransferase: MATNIVIPEVGESITSGVIAAWTVADGDYVERDETVLELETDKITMEVPAPAAGVVKHGASEGDEVEVGATVGSIDESAEKPGGGESSQGESAEDAEPAKSGSKDAGKAAETAAGGGQGEKRASEAGGGGTAIAEKVAKTDRVPKARPDNGADVHATPVAEKVASEHGVDLSSVVGTGASGRIREQDVLAFLQSGGRPGGDNGATRNGGDGAPSGSRDIHREKMTPLRQRVANRLVEAQQTAAMLTTFNECDMTAVMALRKQYKEDFEKKHGIGLGFMSFFVKAVVQGLKAFPLVNGYIAEDEGGKPVIQTHDYCDVAIAVASPKGLVVPVVRNAETLSFAEIESTIKDLATKARDGKLTLDEMTGGTFTITNGGVFGSLMSTPILNPPQSAILGMHTIKKRAVEDPANPGQLALRPMMYLAVSYDHRIIDGAEAVQFLVTIKNCIENPERILIDL, encoded by the coding sequence AGTCGATCACCAGCGGCGTCATCGCCGCGTGGACCGTGGCCGACGGCGACTACGTGGAGCGGGACGAGACGGTGCTCGAGCTCGAGACCGACAAGATCACCATGGAGGTGCCCGCGCCCGCGGCGGGCGTCGTCAAGCACGGTGCCTCGGAGGGCGACGAGGTCGAGGTCGGCGCGACCGTGGGCTCCATCGACGAATCGGCCGAGAAGCCCGGCGGGGGCGAGTCCTCCCAGGGCGAATCGGCCGAGGACGCCGAGCCGGCGAAGTCCGGGTCCAAGGACGCCGGCAAGGCCGCCGAGACCGCGGCCGGCGGCGGCCAGGGCGAGAAGCGGGCGTCGGAAGCCGGCGGGGGCGGAACGGCCATCGCCGAGAAGGTTGCCAAGACGGATCGCGTGCCGAAGGCGAGGCCCGACAACGGCGCCGACGTGCACGCGACGCCGGTGGCCGAGAAGGTCGCCAGCGAGCACGGCGTGGATCTGTCCTCCGTAGTGGGCACGGGCGCGAGCGGCCGCATCCGCGAGCAGGACGTGCTGGCCTTCCTCCAGTCCGGCGGGCGGCCCGGGGGCGACAACGGCGCCACGCGGAACGGCGGGGACGGCGCCCCGTCCGGCAGCCGCGACATCCATCGCGAGAAGATGACCCCGCTGCGGCAGCGCGTCGCCAACCGCCTCGTCGAGGCGCAGCAGACCGCGGCGATGCTGACGACCTTCAACGAGTGCGACATGACCGCCGTCATGGCCCTCCGCAAGCAGTACAAGGAGGACTTCGAGAAGAAGCACGGCATCGGGCTGGGCTTCATGTCCTTCTTCGTCAAGGCCGTCGTGCAGGGGCTCAAGGCCTTCCCGCTCGTCAACGGCTACATCGCCGAGGACGAGGGCGGCAAGCCGGTCATCCAGACGCACGACTACTGCGACGTCGCCATCGCGGTCGCCAGCCCCAAGGGCCTCGTCGTGCCCGTCGTGCGCAACGCCGAGACGCTGAGCTTCGCCGAGATCGAGAGCACCATCAAGGACCTGGCAACGAAGGCCCGCGACGGCAAGCTGACGCTCGACGAGATGACCGGCGGCACGTTCACGATCACCAACGGCGGCGTGTTCGGCAGCCTGATGAGCACGCCGATCCTCAACCCGCCGCAGTCGGCCATCCTGGGCATGCACACCATCAAGAAGCGCGCCGTCGAGGATCCGGCCAACCCGGGCCAGCTGGCCCTCCGCCCGATGATGTACCTGGCGGTCAGCTACGACCACCGCATCATCGACGGCGCCGAGGCCGTGCAGTTCCTGGTCACTATCAAGAACTGCATCGAGAACCCCGAGCGGATCCTGATCGATCTCTAG